A genomic stretch from Oncorhynchus gorbuscha isolate QuinsamMale2020 ecotype Even-year linkage group LG20, OgorEven_v1.0, whole genome shotgun sequence includes:
- the wu:fi75a02 gene encoding uncharacterized protein wu:fi75a02 isoform X2, giving the protein MMLSSVPAVPRGGQQIPGTISVGLVDPCPPLSQLYHEQLATGCRETSKDQKTAAACVGPLMSMSLRPAESKARDGNLGMSSGGRGQQIPVERRQNALGSVSSLRGHVYGTAGSADFRRAERPVSDQVQGFQRPGNNGNVLVNPKQLELTSRASARASPPLQGCPPGPAPPAGPTGEQLGILERCLASHQAEMKRLLTGALGTLCQRLQVVERRMEELYEQGTKHGNSLALLNTQVGQLVRRMTATTKQDLSPLHGLGMEPRALKEEKLDFTKLLPHGPNPSCNMGCSGTDKGSLTGCQWRMATTFSPSHSPAQRCEHNEGFGGEMKRTELGHFLPSVGKDVVTEWCMQGNYSPMSDSEDLDMELAGEKGQDAPTRLVNYALVDTESSDSQEVTLLSPSWKAQSGDTQVNRRGSMETHPRSPHMHVPTQSQGQSKSTEIPTCPIPSKGGTMAAFSEVVQLSPIGACSLLAHFVKVVGSSRSEHTGRITPTYFQRRITSPPRTDRTAYTQSSKEAEKDRKPERKRRNKREAKAHPVGELVSTAAVSIKGSFSAQVQDQPQAGVGRETADERQWRQQHERFVESIRESYGGQENQSLRLTVPTNQQHSPLCHAQLKSPDRLSPSGSVSVPDSRSPPLTGYMDPQKDTRALLPFHSISPSLDTSVASKFPSPRNGSCKSLIVGVQSTHHECQALLLQLSDTANHLIAASPSPELPSPPDGGQSRRGNLPHFFNSKLKRHWDKDRPSCKKRQLKGISSTGGALAMTLLELQDETSQHHWQSLVILGSPVLLLSPLQLASLAQTFSRCCSKLLNGDTSTLQRGLSRLLRTTGQFPMSLFSQTGFSKISKGGLSTVLAASSPTSFRHWFRHKCPASLMRLSATEVKTVVCQIMESRKKYMHLPLLPLKDYTGPPGLGNDHSTSFTSPPTQRCRVRLTPERALSQSRTSHGHSPKTMRLDNQPEPVPSLAIATANVKYPGLHGHGCSPSREGGLYEATVGAPPGQRSKRVSQIRIRKTVPKPDNNLTPMGLPKPKRLKKKEFSLEEIYTNKNYRSPTPNRSLETIFEEPKEKNGLLVCIGHQKRKRVLDFPDFTLPRKRKARANLLPLRVKGPRGRSRRGRPDDSDLDIMLIERLSELEDFFTCQGLED; this is encoded by the exons ATGATGTTGTCATCTGTTCCGGCTGTTCCAAGAGGTGGTCAGCAGATACCCGGCACCATATCGGTGGGTCTGGTGGATCCATGCCCCCCTCTTTCCCAGTTGTACCATGAACAACTGGCCACAGGGTGCAGAGAGACTAGCAAGGACCAGAAGACTGCTGCGGCTTGTGTAGGACCTCTGATGTCCATGTCTCTCAGACCAGCGGAGAGCAAAGCTAGAGATGGTAATCTTGGGATGAGCTCTGGTGGGAGAGGGCAACAGATCCCGGTGGAACGCAGGCAGAACGCTTTGGGCTCAGTCTCCAGTCTAAGAGGTCACGTCTATGGGACTGCTGGCTCTGCCGACTTCAGAAGAGCAGAGAGACCAGTGTCAGACCAG GTTCAAGGCTTTCAAAGACCTGGCAACAATGGCAATGTCTTGGTTAATCCAAAACAACTAG AGCTTACCTCCAGAGCCTCAGCCAGGGCCTCGCCTCCGCTTCAAGGCTGCCCCCCTGGCCCTGCTCCCCCGGCCGGCCCCACAGGTGAGCAGCTGGGCATCCTGGAGCGCTGCCTGGCATCCCACCAGGCAGAGATGAAGCGGCTGCTGACGGGTGCCCTGGGCACCCTGTGCCAGCGGCTACAGGtggtggagagaaggatggaggagcTCTACGAGCAGGGAACCAAACACGGCAACAGCCTGGCCCTGCTCAACACCCAGGTGGGCCAGCTGGTGAGAAGGATGACCGCCACCACCAAACAGGACTTGTCACCTCTCCATGGTCTGG GAATGGAACCAAGAGCACTGAAAGAAGAAAAGTTGGACTTCACCAAGCTGTTACCACATGGTCCAAACCCTTCATGCAATATGGGCTGCTCTGGAACAGACAAGGGGAGCCTCACTGGATGTCAATGGAGGATGGCGACAACATTTTCACCTAGCCACAGTCCGGCCCAGCGCTGTGAACACAATGAGGGATTTGGTGGGGAAATGAAAAGGACAGAGTTGGGGCACTTCTTACCCTCTGTCGGAAAAGATGTGGTCACAGAGTGGTGCATGCAGGGAAACTACTCCCCCATGTCGGACTCTGAGGATCTGGACATGGAGCTGGCTGGCGAGAAGGGGCAGGACGCTCCCACCAGGTTGGTCAATTATGCCCTGGTGGACACAGAGTCTAGTGACAGCCAGGAAGTGACCCTTCTATCTCCTTCTTGGAAGGCACAATCTGGGGACACTCAAGTGAACAGGAGAGGGAGTATGGAGACACATCCACGCTCTCCTCATATGCACGTCCCCACTCAATCACAAGGCCAATCCAAAAGCACTGAGATCCCAACGTGTCCAATTCCAAGTAAGGGTGGGACTATGGCTGCATTTTCTGAGGTGGTCCAGTTGAGCCCTATAGGAGCTTGCTCTCTGTTGGCACATTTCGTTAAAGTCGTAGGCTCATCTAGGTCCGAGCACACCGGTAGAATAACTCCAACTTATTTCCAGCGAAGGATCACCAGCCCACCTCGCACTGACCGCACGGCCTACACGCAGTCCTCcaaagaggcagagaaagaccggaagcctgagaggaagaggCGGAACAAGAGGGAAGCGAAGGCACACCCGGTTGGCGAGTTAGTCTCCACTGCCGCCGTGTCCATCAAGGGTAGCTTCTCCGCCCAGGTACAGGACCAACCGCAGGCTGGTGTGGGCAGGGAGACAGCCGATGAGAGGCAGTGGAGGCAACAACACGAGAGGTTTGTGGAGAGTATAAGGGAGTCATACGGCGGACAAGAAAATCAGAGCCTTAGATTAACCGTACCTACTAATCAGCAACACTCTCCATTGTGCCATGCCCAATTAAAATCTCCAGACCGACTATCGCCATCAGGTTCAGTCTCTGTGCCGGATTCCCGGTCTCCACCATTGACTGGCTACATGGACCCTCAGAAGGACACACGAGCCCTCCTGCCCTTCCATTCTATCAGCCCCTCTCTGGATACCTCTGTGGCCTCCAAGTTCCCCTCTCCCCGAAATGGCTCTTGTAAATCTCTCATCGTTGGTGTTCAATCCACCCACCACGAGTGCCAGGCCCTCCTGCTCCAGCTGTCGGACACAGCCAACCACCTCATAGCTGCCAGCCCCTCTCCGGAGCTCCCCTCACCCCCGGATGGTGGTCAAAGCAGAAGGGGGAACCTCCCGCACTTCTTCAACTCCAAGCTCAAGCGCCACTGGGATAAGGACCGGCCCTCCTGTAAGAAGCGGCAGCTAAAAGGCATTAGCAGCACTGGTGGCGCTCTAGCCATGACTCTCCTGGAGCTGCAGGACGAGACGTCGCAGCACCACTGGCAGTCACTGGTGATTCTGGGCAGCCCAGTCTTGCTTCTTTCCCCCCTGCAGCTGGCGTCCCTAGCCCAGACCTTCTCCCGCTGTTGCAGCAAACTCTTGAACGGAGACACCTCTACCCTGCAGCGGGGTCTCTCTCGCCTACTCCGCACCACTGGTCAGTTCCCCATGTCCCTCTTCAGCCAGACGGGCTTCTCTAAGATCTCCAAGGGGGGTCTGAGCACTGTGCTGGCCGCCTCCTCCCCAACCTCCTTCCGCCACTGGTTCAGACACAAGTGCCCCGCTTCCCTCATGAGACTGTCGGCCACGGAGGTGAAGACTGTGGTGTGTCAGATCATGGAGTCGCGGAAGAAGTACATGCATCTTCCCCTGCTGCCCCTCAAGGACTACACTGGCCCGCCTGGCCTGGGCAATGACCACAG CACATCTTTCACCTCTCCGCCCACACAGCGATGTAGGGTCAGACTCACCCCAGAGCGGGCCCTTTCCCAATCCAGAACCAGCCATGGGCACAGCCCCAAGACCATGCGTCTGGATAACCAGCCTGAGCCTGTACCCAGTCTTGCCATCGCTACTGCCAACGTCAAATACCCAGGTCTGCATGGGCATGGCTGCAGCCCATCCAGAGAG GGAGGTCTGTATGAGGCGACTGTGGGGGCCCCGCCAGGCCAGCGCTCCAAGAGGGTATCCCAGATCCGCATCCGGAAGACTGTTCCCAAACCAGACAATAACCTCACGCCCATGGGCCTGCCCAAACCAAAAAG ACTGAAGAAGAAGGAGTTCAGCTTGGAGGAGATTTACACCAACAAGAATTATAGATCGCCCACTCCCAACAG GAGCCTAGAGACGATCTTCGAGGAGCCCAAGGAGAAGAACGGATTGCTGGTCTGCATCGGCCACCAGAAGAGGAAGCGCGTGCTGGACTTCCCAGACTTCACACTGCCGCGCAAACGAAAAGCCAGAGCCAACCTGCTGCCCCTGCGCGTGAAGGGCCCCAGGGGCCGGAGCCGGAGGGGGAGGCCCGACGATTCCGACCTGGACATTATGCTCATCGAGAGGTTGAGCGAGCTGGAGGACTTCTTCACCTGCCAAGGCCTGGAGGACTGA
- the wu:fi75a02 gene encoding uncharacterized protein wu:fi75a02 isoform X1: MMLSSVPAVPRGGQQIPGTISVGLVDPCPPLSQLYHEQLATGCRETSKDQKTAAACVGPLMSMSLRPAESKARDGNLGMSSGGRGQQIPVERRQNALGSVSSLRGHVYGTAGSADFRRAERPVSDQVWNVQGFQRPGNNGNVLVNPKQLELTSRASARASPPLQGCPPGPAPPAGPTGEQLGILERCLASHQAEMKRLLTGALGTLCQRLQVVERRMEELYEQGTKHGNSLALLNTQVGQLVRRMTATTKQDLSPLHGLGMEPRALKEEKLDFTKLLPHGPNPSCNMGCSGTDKGSLTGCQWRMATTFSPSHSPAQRCEHNEGFGGEMKRTELGHFLPSVGKDVVTEWCMQGNYSPMSDSEDLDMELAGEKGQDAPTRLVNYALVDTESSDSQEVTLLSPSWKAQSGDTQVNRRGSMETHPRSPHMHVPTQSQGQSKSTEIPTCPIPSKGGTMAAFSEVVQLSPIGACSLLAHFVKVVGSSRSEHTGRITPTYFQRRITSPPRTDRTAYTQSSKEAEKDRKPERKRRNKREAKAHPVGELVSTAAVSIKGSFSAQVQDQPQAGVGRETADERQWRQQHERFVESIRESYGGQENQSLRLTVPTNQQHSPLCHAQLKSPDRLSPSGSVSVPDSRSPPLTGYMDPQKDTRALLPFHSISPSLDTSVASKFPSPRNGSCKSLIVGVQSTHHECQALLLQLSDTANHLIAASPSPELPSPPDGGQSRRGNLPHFFNSKLKRHWDKDRPSCKKRQLKGISSTGGALAMTLLELQDETSQHHWQSLVILGSPVLLLSPLQLASLAQTFSRCCSKLLNGDTSTLQRGLSRLLRTTGQFPMSLFSQTGFSKISKGGLSTVLAASSPTSFRHWFRHKCPASLMRLSATEVKTVVCQIMESRKKYMHLPLLPLKDYTGPPGLGNDHSTSFTSPPTQRCRVRLTPERALSQSRTSHGHSPKTMRLDNQPEPVPSLAIATANVKYPGLHGHGCSPSREGGLYEATVGAPPGQRSKRVSQIRIRKTVPKPDNNLTPMGLPKPKRLKKKEFSLEEIYTNKNYRSPTPNRSLETIFEEPKEKNGLLVCIGHQKRKRVLDFPDFTLPRKRKARANLLPLRVKGPRGRSRRGRPDDSDLDIMLIERLSELEDFFTCQGLED; encoded by the exons ATGATGTTGTCATCTGTTCCGGCTGTTCCAAGAGGTGGTCAGCAGATACCCGGCACCATATCGGTGGGTCTGGTGGATCCATGCCCCCCTCTTTCCCAGTTGTACCATGAACAACTGGCCACAGGGTGCAGAGAGACTAGCAAGGACCAGAAGACTGCTGCGGCTTGTGTAGGACCTCTGATGTCCATGTCTCTCAGACCAGCGGAGAGCAAAGCTAGAGATGGTAATCTTGGGATGAGCTCTGGTGGGAGAGGGCAACAGATCCCGGTGGAACGCAGGCAGAACGCTTTGGGCTCAGTCTCCAGTCTAAGAGGTCACGTCTATGGGACTGCTGGCTCTGCCGACTTCAGAAGAGCAGAGAGACCAGTGTCAGACCAGGTTTGGAAT GTTCAAGGCTTTCAAAGACCTGGCAACAATGGCAATGTCTTGGTTAATCCAAAACAACTAG AGCTTACCTCCAGAGCCTCAGCCAGGGCCTCGCCTCCGCTTCAAGGCTGCCCCCCTGGCCCTGCTCCCCCGGCCGGCCCCACAGGTGAGCAGCTGGGCATCCTGGAGCGCTGCCTGGCATCCCACCAGGCAGAGATGAAGCGGCTGCTGACGGGTGCCCTGGGCACCCTGTGCCAGCGGCTACAGGtggtggagagaaggatggaggagcTCTACGAGCAGGGAACCAAACACGGCAACAGCCTGGCCCTGCTCAACACCCAGGTGGGCCAGCTGGTGAGAAGGATGACCGCCACCACCAAACAGGACTTGTCACCTCTCCATGGTCTGG GAATGGAACCAAGAGCACTGAAAGAAGAAAAGTTGGACTTCACCAAGCTGTTACCACATGGTCCAAACCCTTCATGCAATATGGGCTGCTCTGGAACAGACAAGGGGAGCCTCACTGGATGTCAATGGAGGATGGCGACAACATTTTCACCTAGCCACAGTCCGGCCCAGCGCTGTGAACACAATGAGGGATTTGGTGGGGAAATGAAAAGGACAGAGTTGGGGCACTTCTTACCCTCTGTCGGAAAAGATGTGGTCACAGAGTGGTGCATGCAGGGAAACTACTCCCCCATGTCGGACTCTGAGGATCTGGACATGGAGCTGGCTGGCGAGAAGGGGCAGGACGCTCCCACCAGGTTGGTCAATTATGCCCTGGTGGACACAGAGTCTAGTGACAGCCAGGAAGTGACCCTTCTATCTCCTTCTTGGAAGGCACAATCTGGGGACACTCAAGTGAACAGGAGAGGGAGTATGGAGACACATCCACGCTCTCCTCATATGCACGTCCCCACTCAATCACAAGGCCAATCCAAAAGCACTGAGATCCCAACGTGTCCAATTCCAAGTAAGGGTGGGACTATGGCTGCATTTTCTGAGGTGGTCCAGTTGAGCCCTATAGGAGCTTGCTCTCTGTTGGCACATTTCGTTAAAGTCGTAGGCTCATCTAGGTCCGAGCACACCGGTAGAATAACTCCAACTTATTTCCAGCGAAGGATCACCAGCCCACCTCGCACTGACCGCACGGCCTACACGCAGTCCTCcaaagaggcagagaaagaccggaagcctgagaggaagaggCGGAACAAGAGGGAAGCGAAGGCACACCCGGTTGGCGAGTTAGTCTCCACTGCCGCCGTGTCCATCAAGGGTAGCTTCTCCGCCCAGGTACAGGACCAACCGCAGGCTGGTGTGGGCAGGGAGACAGCCGATGAGAGGCAGTGGAGGCAACAACACGAGAGGTTTGTGGAGAGTATAAGGGAGTCATACGGCGGACAAGAAAATCAGAGCCTTAGATTAACCGTACCTACTAATCAGCAACACTCTCCATTGTGCCATGCCCAATTAAAATCTCCAGACCGACTATCGCCATCAGGTTCAGTCTCTGTGCCGGATTCCCGGTCTCCACCATTGACTGGCTACATGGACCCTCAGAAGGACACACGAGCCCTCCTGCCCTTCCATTCTATCAGCCCCTCTCTGGATACCTCTGTGGCCTCCAAGTTCCCCTCTCCCCGAAATGGCTCTTGTAAATCTCTCATCGTTGGTGTTCAATCCACCCACCACGAGTGCCAGGCCCTCCTGCTCCAGCTGTCGGACACAGCCAACCACCTCATAGCTGCCAGCCCCTCTCCGGAGCTCCCCTCACCCCCGGATGGTGGTCAAAGCAGAAGGGGGAACCTCCCGCACTTCTTCAACTCCAAGCTCAAGCGCCACTGGGATAAGGACCGGCCCTCCTGTAAGAAGCGGCAGCTAAAAGGCATTAGCAGCACTGGTGGCGCTCTAGCCATGACTCTCCTGGAGCTGCAGGACGAGACGTCGCAGCACCACTGGCAGTCACTGGTGATTCTGGGCAGCCCAGTCTTGCTTCTTTCCCCCCTGCAGCTGGCGTCCCTAGCCCAGACCTTCTCCCGCTGTTGCAGCAAACTCTTGAACGGAGACACCTCTACCCTGCAGCGGGGTCTCTCTCGCCTACTCCGCACCACTGGTCAGTTCCCCATGTCCCTCTTCAGCCAGACGGGCTTCTCTAAGATCTCCAAGGGGGGTCTGAGCACTGTGCTGGCCGCCTCCTCCCCAACCTCCTTCCGCCACTGGTTCAGACACAAGTGCCCCGCTTCCCTCATGAGACTGTCGGCCACGGAGGTGAAGACTGTGGTGTGTCAGATCATGGAGTCGCGGAAGAAGTACATGCATCTTCCCCTGCTGCCCCTCAAGGACTACACTGGCCCGCCTGGCCTGGGCAATGACCACAG CACATCTTTCACCTCTCCGCCCACACAGCGATGTAGGGTCAGACTCACCCCAGAGCGGGCCCTTTCCCAATCCAGAACCAGCCATGGGCACAGCCCCAAGACCATGCGTCTGGATAACCAGCCTGAGCCTGTACCCAGTCTTGCCATCGCTACTGCCAACGTCAAATACCCAGGTCTGCATGGGCATGGCTGCAGCCCATCCAGAGAG GGAGGTCTGTATGAGGCGACTGTGGGGGCCCCGCCAGGCCAGCGCTCCAAGAGGGTATCCCAGATCCGCATCCGGAAGACTGTTCCCAAACCAGACAATAACCTCACGCCCATGGGCCTGCCCAAACCAAAAAG ACTGAAGAAGAAGGAGTTCAGCTTGGAGGAGATTTACACCAACAAGAATTATAGATCGCCCACTCCCAACAG GAGCCTAGAGACGATCTTCGAGGAGCCCAAGGAGAAGAACGGATTGCTGGTCTGCATCGGCCACCAGAAGAGGAAGCGCGTGCTGGACTTCCCAGACTTCACACTGCCGCGCAAACGAAAAGCCAGAGCCAACCTGCTGCCCCTGCGCGTGAAGGGCCCCAGGGGCCGGAGCCGGAGGGGGAGGCCCGACGATTCCGACCTGGACATTATGCTCATCGAGAGGTTGAGCGAGCTGGAGGACTTCTTCACCTGCCAAGGCCTGGAGGACTGA
- the wu:fi75a02 gene encoding uncharacterized protein wu:fi75a02 isoform X3, translated as MMLSSVPAVPRGGQQIPGTISVGLVDPCPPLSQLYHEQLATGCRETSKDQKTAAACVGPLMSMSLRPAESKARDGNLGMSSGGRGQQIPVERRQNALGSVSSLRGHVYGTAGSADFRRAERPVSDQVWNVQGFQRPGNNGNVLVNPKQLELTSRASARASPPLQGCPPGPAPPAGPTGEQLGILERCLASHQAEMKRLLTGALGTLCQRLQVVERRMEELYEQGTKHGNSLALLNTQVGQLVRRMTATTKQDLSPLHGLGMEPRALKEEKLDFTKLLPHGPNPSCNMGCSGTDKGSLTGCQWRMATTFSPSHSPAQRCEHNEGFGGEMKRTELGHFLPSVGKDVVTEWCMQGNYSPMSDSEDLDMELAGEKGQDAPTRLVNYALVDTESSDSQEVTLLSPSWKAQSGDTQVNRRGSMETHPRSPHMHVPTQSQGQSKSTEIPTCPIPSKGGTMAAFSEVVQLSPIGACSLLAHFVKVVGSSRSEHTGRITPTYFQRRITSPPRTDRTAYTQSSKEAEKDRKPERKRRNKREAKAHPVGELVSTAAVSIKGSFSAQVQDQPQAGVGRETADERQWRQQHERFVESIRESYGGQENQSLRLTVPTNQQHSPLCHAQLKSPDRLSPSGSVSVPDSRSPPLTGYMDPQKDTRALLPFHSISPSLDTSVASKFPSPRNGSCKSLIVGVQSTHHECQALLLQLSDTANHLIAASPSPELPSPPDGGQSRRGNLPHFFNSKLKRHWDKDRPSCKKRQLKGISSTGGALAMTLLELQDETSQHHWQSLVILGSPVLLLSPLQLASLAQTFSRCCSKLLNGDTSTLQRGLSRLLRTTGQFPMSLFSQTGFSKISKGGLSTVLAASSPTSFRHWFRHKCPASLMRLSATEVKTVVCQIMESRKKYMHLPLLPLKDYTGPPGLGNDHSTSFTSPPTQRCRVRLTPERALSQSRTSHGHSPKTMRLDNQPEPVPSLAIATANVKYPGLHGHGCSPSREGGLYEATVGAPPGQRSKRVSQIRIRKTVPKPDNNLTPMGLPKPKRLKKKEFSLEEIYTNKNYRSPTPNRTASLCWGMDSTRCQAFLMDAGPVLTVVSSWLDVLLVVDQC; from the exons ATGATGTTGTCATCTGTTCCGGCTGTTCCAAGAGGTGGTCAGCAGATACCCGGCACCATATCGGTGGGTCTGGTGGATCCATGCCCCCCTCTTTCCCAGTTGTACCATGAACAACTGGCCACAGGGTGCAGAGAGACTAGCAAGGACCAGAAGACTGCTGCGGCTTGTGTAGGACCTCTGATGTCCATGTCTCTCAGACCAGCGGAGAGCAAAGCTAGAGATGGTAATCTTGGGATGAGCTCTGGTGGGAGAGGGCAACAGATCCCGGTGGAACGCAGGCAGAACGCTTTGGGCTCAGTCTCCAGTCTAAGAGGTCACGTCTATGGGACTGCTGGCTCTGCCGACTTCAGAAGAGCAGAGAGACCAGTGTCAGACCAGGTTTGGAAT GTTCAAGGCTTTCAAAGACCTGGCAACAATGGCAATGTCTTGGTTAATCCAAAACAACTAG AGCTTACCTCCAGAGCCTCAGCCAGGGCCTCGCCTCCGCTTCAAGGCTGCCCCCCTGGCCCTGCTCCCCCGGCCGGCCCCACAGGTGAGCAGCTGGGCATCCTGGAGCGCTGCCTGGCATCCCACCAGGCAGAGATGAAGCGGCTGCTGACGGGTGCCCTGGGCACCCTGTGCCAGCGGCTACAGGtggtggagagaaggatggaggagcTCTACGAGCAGGGAACCAAACACGGCAACAGCCTGGCCCTGCTCAACACCCAGGTGGGCCAGCTGGTGAGAAGGATGACCGCCACCACCAAACAGGACTTGTCACCTCTCCATGGTCTGG GAATGGAACCAAGAGCACTGAAAGAAGAAAAGTTGGACTTCACCAAGCTGTTACCACATGGTCCAAACCCTTCATGCAATATGGGCTGCTCTGGAACAGACAAGGGGAGCCTCACTGGATGTCAATGGAGGATGGCGACAACATTTTCACCTAGCCACAGTCCGGCCCAGCGCTGTGAACACAATGAGGGATTTGGTGGGGAAATGAAAAGGACAGAGTTGGGGCACTTCTTACCCTCTGTCGGAAAAGATGTGGTCACAGAGTGGTGCATGCAGGGAAACTACTCCCCCATGTCGGACTCTGAGGATCTGGACATGGAGCTGGCTGGCGAGAAGGGGCAGGACGCTCCCACCAGGTTGGTCAATTATGCCCTGGTGGACACAGAGTCTAGTGACAGCCAGGAAGTGACCCTTCTATCTCCTTCTTGGAAGGCACAATCTGGGGACACTCAAGTGAACAGGAGAGGGAGTATGGAGACACATCCACGCTCTCCTCATATGCACGTCCCCACTCAATCACAAGGCCAATCCAAAAGCACTGAGATCCCAACGTGTCCAATTCCAAGTAAGGGTGGGACTATGGCTGCATTTTCTGAGGTGGTCCAGTTGAGCCCTATAGGAGCTTGCTCTCTGTTGGCACATTTCGTTAAAGTCGTAGGCTCATCTAGGTCCGAGCACACCGGTAGAATAACTCCAACTTATTTCCAGCGAAGGATCACCAGCCCACCTCGCACTGACCGCACGGCCTACACGCAGTCCTCcaaagaggcagagaaagaccggaagcctgagaggaagaggCGGAACAAGAGGGAAGCGAAGGCACACCCGGTTGGCGAGTTAGTCTCCACTGCCGCCGTGTCCATCAAGGGTAGCTTCTCCGCCCAGGTACAGGACCAACCGCAGGCTGGTGTGGGCAGGGAGACAGCCGATGAGAGGCAGTGGAGGCAACAACACGAGAGGTTTGTGGAGAGTATAAGGGAGTCATACGGCGGACAAGAAAATCAGAGCCTTAGATTAACCGTACCTACTAATCAGCAACACTCTCCATTGTGCCATGCCCAATTAAAATCTCCAGACCGACTATCGCCATCAGGTTCAGTCTCTGTGCCGGATTCCCGGTCTCCACCATTGACTGGCTACATGGACCCTCAGAAGGACACACGAGCCCTCCTGCCCTTCCATTCTATCAGCCCCTCTCTGGATACCTCTGTGGCCTCCAAGTTCCCCTCTCCCCGAAATGGCTCTTGTAAATCTCTCATCGTTGGTGTTCAATCCACCCACCACGAGTGCCAGGCCCTCCTGCTCCAGCTGTCGGACACAGCCAACCACCTCATAGCTGCCAGCCCCTCTCCGGAGCTCCCCTCACCCCCGGATGGTGGTCAAAGCAGAAGGGGGAACCTCCCGCACTTCTTCAACTCCAAGCTCAAGCGCCACTGGGATAAGGACCGGCCCTCCTGTAAGAAGCGGCAGCTAAAAGGCATTAGCAGCACTGGTGGCGCTCTAGCCATGACTCTCCTGGAGCTGCAGGACGAGACGTCGCAGCACCACTGGCAGTCACTGGTGATTCTGGGCAGCCCAGTCTTGCTTCTTTCCCCCCTGCAGCTGGCGTCCCTAGCCCAGACCTTCTCCCGCTGTTGCAGCAAACTCTTGAACGGAGACACCTCTACCCTGCAGCGGGGTCTCTCTCGCCTACTCCGCACCACTGGTCAGTTCCCCATGTCCCTCTTCAGCCAGACGGGCTTCTCTAAGATCTCCAAGGGGGGTCTGAGCACTGTGCTGGCCGCCTCCTCCCCAACCTCCTTCCGCCACTGGTTCAGACACAAGTGCCCCGCTTCCCTCATGAGACTGTCGGCCACGGAGGTGAAGACTGTGGTGTGTCAGATCATGGAGTCGCGGAAGAAGTACATGCATCTTCCCCTGCTGCCCCTCAAGGACTACACTGGCCCGCCTGGCCTGGGCAATGACCACAG CACATCTTTCACCTCTCCGCCCACACAGCGATGTAGGGTCAGACTCACCCCAGAGCGGGCCCTTTCCCAATCCAGAACCAGCCATGGGCACAGCCCCAAGACCATGCGTCTGGATAACCAGCCTGAGCCTGTACCCAGTCTTGCCATCGCTACTGCCAACGTCAAATACCCAGGTCTGCATGGGCATGGCTGCAGCCCATCCAGAGAG GGAGGTCTGTATGAGGCGACTGTGGGGGCCCCGCCAGGCCAGCGCTCCAAGAGGGTATCCCAGATCCGCATCCGGAAGACTGTTCCCAAACCAGACAATAACCTCACGCCCATGGGCCTGCCCAAACCAAAAAG ACTGAAGAAGAAGGAGTTCAGCTTGGAGGAGATTTACACCAACAAGAATTATAGATCGCCCACTCCCAACAG gacAGCCTCActttgttggggcatggactctacaaggtgtcaagcttTCCTCATGGATGCTGGCCCCGTGTtgacagttgtgtcaagttggctagatgtccttttggtggtggaccaATGTTGA